A stretch of Gemmatimonadota bacterium DNA encodes these proteins:
- a CDS encoding NAD-dependent epimerase/dehydratase family protein codes for MQYLLTGGYGCIGSWIVKNLVDDGHDVAIYDLVEHTARMALIMDTEEIARVRFIEGDIADGPHFTRVVGETGASRIIHLAGLQVPVCRADPIKGATVNVIGTLNVFEAAKTHADIVKRIVYASSAAVYGMEDDYDAGPVGNDAVLRPVTHYGVFKQCNEANARVYYLDHGISSIGLRPWTVYGPGRDFGLTSDPTKAVKAALLSRPYVIGYGGRNNMQYVNDTARTFIRCAEVATDGAGAYSIRGDVVTIDEVIASIERVVPGSEGLISHLDLNLPIAPDLDDRAIQEDVGEIPYTPLDEGIRETWDVFRRHHEAGTLSTDDL; via the coding sequence ATGCAGTATCTGCTCACCGGCGGATATGGTTGCATCGGTTCGTGGATCGTGAAGAACCTGGTCGACGACGGACACGATGTCGCCATCTACGACCTGGTGGAACACACCGCCCGCATGGCGTTGATCATGGACACGGAAGAGATCGCCCGGGTTCGGTTCATCGAGGGCGACATCGCCGACGGTCCCCACTTCACCCGGGTGGTCGGAGAAACGGGCGCGTCCCGCATCATACACCTGGCCGGGCTGCAGGTGCCCGTCTGCCGGGCCGACCCCATCAAGGGCGCCACGGTCAACGTGATCGGCACGCTCAACGTCTTCGAGGCGGCGAAAACCCATGCCGATATCGTGAAGCGCATCGTCTACGCGAGTTCCGCGGCCGTCTACGGCATGGAGGACGACTACGATGCGGGTCCGGTCGGCAACGACGCGGTATTGCGGCCCGTCACCCACTACGGCGTCTTCAAGCAGTGCAACGAGGCGAACGCCCGGGTGTATTACCTCGACCACGGCATTTCCAGCATCGGCCTGCGGCCATGGACTGTCTACGGCCCGGGGCGGGACTTCGGCCTGACCTCCGACCCCACGAAGGCGGTCAAGGCCGCCCTGTTAAGCCGCCCTTACGTGATCGGGTACGGCGGGCGGAACAACATGCAGTACGTGAACGACACGGCACGAACCTTCATCCGGTGCGCCGAGGTCGCCACCGATGGCGCCGGAGCCTACAGCATCCGCGGCGACGTCGTGACCATCGACGAAGTCATCGCGTCCATCGAGCGCGTCGTCCCGGGTTCGGAGGGACTCATCTCCCACCTGGACCTGAACTTGCCCATCGCGCCCGACCTCGATGACCGCGCCATCCAGGAGGACGTGGGCGAGATCCCCTACACGCCGCTGGACGAGGGGATCAGGGAGACCTGGGACGTATTCCGCCGCCATCACGAGGCCGGCACGCTGAGCACGGACGACCTGTAG
- a CDS encoding rhodanese-like domain-containing protein, giving the protein MSVEQVMPDEAARLVESEGYAYIDVRSVPEFDQGHPAPAVNVPLLHADEQTGQMTPNPDFVRVMKANYPEDSKLVLGCRTGQRSNHAAELLQSMGYQTVVNMRCGFSGEMTPFGQVVNPGWEEVGLPVSHDSGEGVSYASLEAKG; this is encoded by the coding sequence ATGAGCGTGGAACAGGTCATGCCCGACGAGGCGGCCAGGCTGGTCGAATCCGAGGGATACGCATACATCGACGTCCGGTCGGTTCCCGAATTCGACCAGGGCCATCCCGCGCCGGCCGTTAACGTCCCCCTGCTGCACGCGGACGAGCAGACCGGGCAGATGACGCCCAACCCCGATTTCGTCCGGGTGATGAAGGCGAACTATCCGGAGGATTCGAAGCTGGTACTGGGTTGCCGGACGGGCCAGCGCTCCAATCACGCCGCCGAACTGCTGCAGTCGATGGGATACCAGACGGTCGTCAACATGCGCTGCGGGTTCAGCGGCGAGATGACGCCCTTCGGCCAGGTGGTCAATCCGGGATGGGAGGAAGTAGGCCTGCCGGTGAGTCACGACAGCGGCGAGGGCGTGAGTTACGCGTCGCTGGAGGCAAAAGGGTGA
- a CDS encoding DUF4097 domain-containing protein, with amino-acid sequence MNRNGVVAVLCAFLWTSSACSTQEFGFEREGRDYIEGDQERFEVNPGGTLTVDAELGAIYIRSSNNDEVDVLVRKRLRSTDADQARKAFSNVEIDIKQVDKGVRIEVDQIRNVTYRRWFWQDWPDRLSVDIEVTVPVEYNLDLSTISGDIRTTNTVGDVTAKTLSGNISTGPAEGNLSIKTNSGNIRTGPVVGKVHTITLSGYNEIGPVNGEVKVRSNSGNIKTGSVEGNVQGKSLSGNIVIGPVHGDVTVSTNSGSIESSFVDGNLKASSLSGSVKTGPVKNDVTVSTTDGDIDTGDIGGSVQSSSLSGHISIGAVNSNVKANTTSGNIKVSNVFGVSETRSLSGDIRLGSTHGGIVASTASGDIEGDLIDTDSSVDARYQFQSLAGDISIILPFDMPAVIDAQISIGEIIDPWLPNSWHVLRHIDSDFDLDVSKVESSPGNHTIKAVGEINGGGNDIILVTNDGKIRIRSKDDW; translated from the coding sequence ATGAACCGGAATGGAGTTGTAGCGGTTTTATGCGCGTTTCTTTGGACTTCAAGCGCGTGCAGCACCCAGGAGTTCGGATTTGAGCGCGAAGGGCGGGACTATATCGAGGGCGATCAGGAAAGATTCGAGGTAAATCCTGGAGGTACACTGACGGTCGATGCCGAATTAGGGGCAATTTACATCAGAAGTTCAAACAATGACGAAGTCGATGTCCTGGTGAGAAAACGACTAAGGTCAACCGATGCTGACCAGGCGCGTAAAGCCTTTAGTAATGTTGAAATCGATATCAAACAGGTGGATAAAGGGGTACGTATCGAAGTCGATCAGATCAGGAACGTCACGTACAGACGATGGTTCTGGCAGGACTGGCCGGATCGGCTATCTGTAGATATCGAAGTAACGGTACCCGTGGAATATAACCTGGATCTCAGTACGATCAGCGGTGATATCCGGACTACAAATACCGTAGGTGACGTGACCGCAAAGACCCTTTCAGGGAACATTTCGACCGGTCCCGCCGAAGGAAACTTGAGCATAAAAACGAACAGCGGGAATATCAGAACCGGTCCCGTAGTAGGCAAGGTGCATACCATTACTCTGAGTGGCTATAACGAAATCGGCCCAGTCAACGGCGAAGTGAAGGTCCGTTCGAATTCTGGCAACATCAAAACAGGTAGCGTAGAAGGTAATGTACAAGGCAAGTCTTTAAGTGGTAACATCGTAATCGGCCCCGTGCATGGTGACGTGACAGTCAGTACGAACTCCGGCAGCATCGAGTCCAGTTTCGTTGACGGGAATCTGAAAGCCTCGTCATTAAGCGGCAGCGTTAAAACGGGTCCGGTGAAAAACGACGTTACAGTCAGCACAACGGACGGCGATATTGACACCGGGGATATTGGGGGGAGTGTACAATCCAGTTCCCTATCCGGCCATATCAGCATCGGTGCTGTAAATAGTAATGTAAAAGCCAATACGACCTCCGGAAACATCAAGGTCTCAAACGTGTTCGGCGTTTCCGAAACCAGATCCCTGAGCGGAGACATCAGGCTAGGCTCTACACATGGCGGCATTGTTGCCAGTACAGCCAGTGGTGACATCGAAGGGGATTTGATCGATACTGATTCATCCGTTGATGCCAGATACCAATTTCAATCACTAGCCGGTGACATTTCAATAATCCTACCATTCGACATGCCGGCTGTTATCGATGCGCAGATAAGTATCGGGGAGATCATTGATCCTTGGTTGCCAAATTCGTGGCATGTCCTGAGGCATATCGATTCGGATTTTGATCTGGACGTTAGTAAAGTGGAATCCAGCCCGGGTAACCATACAATTAAAGCTGTCGGTGAAATAAATGGCGGAGGGAACGATATTATACTAGTGACCAATGATGGAAAAATACGAATCCGCAGCAAAGACGATTGGTAG
- a CDS encoding phytanoyl-CoA dioxygenase family protein encodes MTLERQIQAMRTDGWCVLDGIIPGDRLDEVRHQVIASTNRHRNPDAPANIGHVSGFLKYDQSLAPWLADPRLLDLAGVLLGRHFRISFTTATINEPGNERGGWHADWPFNQRNAGHVPAPYPDAVMHLTTIWMLSSFTGENGGTLIVPGSHRKDNNPTGNNGVSPDEPHPNELNVTGEAGSVLVMDSRLWHSTAANTSRDPRVAVVVRYAPWWLNLNVLRPGSEDRRILVDETGITENLVPTLPRDVFDGLPGELKPLVSHWAE; translated from the coding sequence ATGACGCTGGAACGTCAGATACAGGCCATGCGGACGGACGGCTGGTGCGTCCTGGACGGCATCATCCCGGGGGACAGGCTGGACGAGGTACGCCACCAAGTCATCGCTTCCACCAACCGCCACCGGAATCCCGATGCACCCGCGAACATCGGCCACGTGAGCGGTTTCCTGAAGTACGACCAGTCGCTGGCGCCCTGGCTCGCGGACCCGCGGCTCCTCGACCTGGCCGGCGTGCTGCTCGGACGCCATTTCCGCATCTCCTTCACCACGGCCACCATCAACGAACCCGGGAACGAACGCGGAGGCTGGCACGCGGACTGGCCCTTCAACCAGCGGAACGCGGGACATGTGCCCGCTCCGTACCCGGACGCGGTCATGCACCTCACCACCATCTGGATGCTCTCCTCCTTCACCGGCGAAAACGGGGGCACGCTCATCGTCCCGGGCAGTCACCGCAAGGACAACAATCCCACCGGCAACAACGGAGTTTCTCCGGACGAACCCCATCCGAACGAGCTGAACGTGACCGGCGAGGCGGGAAGTGTCCTCGTCATGGACAGCCGGCTCTGGCATTCGACGGCCGCCAACACCTCCCGGGATCCCCGCGTGGCGGTCGTCGTCCGCTATGCGCCCTGGTGGCTGAACCTGAACGTGCTGCGGCCCGGTTCGGAAGACCGCCGGATCCTGGTGGACGAGACCGGCATAACGGAAAACCTGGTCCCCACCCTCCCCAGGGACGTCTTCGACGGACTGCCCGGTGAGCTGAAGCCCCTCGTGTCTCACTGGGCGGAGTAG